From a region of the Solanum stenotomum isolate F172 chromosome 2, ASM1918654v1, whole genome shotgun sequence genome:
- the LOC125855929 gene encoding uncharacterized protein LOC125855929 yields MCHLDHCDDVRASRVYNAIYGMIERAIAAALALLRAEMRDQRLALDALTIRVTVSEQTRGVLDEVTTLKDEITELRKDMDQLKSIDMSMLFGTVEIPNVPSSDAPAYFDVPPPITGDEVRGDDAVAESKVEIDEE; encoded by the coding sequence ATGTGCCATTTAGACCATTGTGATGATGTGCGTGCCTCCCGAGTATATAACGCTATCTATGGGATGATAGAGAGGGCTATAGCTGCTGCCTTGGCCTTACTTAGGGCTGAGATGAGGGATCAGAGATTGGCGTTAGATGCCCTTACTATTAGAGTCACAGTCTCTGAGCAGACTCGAGGTGTTTTAGATGAGGTGACAACCTTGAAGGATGAGATTACTGAGTTGAGGAAGGATAtggaccagctgaagtccaTCGATATGTCTATGTTGTTTGGGACCGTGGAGATCCCAAATGTCCCGAGCAGTGATGCTCCAGCCTATTTTGATGTGCCTCCACCTATCACCGGAGATGAGGTTAGAGGCGATGATGCTGTTGCAGAGTCTAAGGTTGAGATTGATGAGGAGTAG